The Bacteroidota bacterium genome contains the following window.
ACGCGCGAGGAGCTCCTTTCCCTGAAGGTGCCCGATATAGCGCCCGCGGTCGATGCCGCATTCAGGGCCCGGGTGGACGAGCAGTTGCGCGACTACGGCTTCGCCCTGTTCGAGTCGGAACTACGGAGAAAGGACGGAACGACCTTCCCGGTGGAAGTCAACCTGAAATACGCGAAACTCGACCGGGCGTATGGAATCTCCATCGTCCGCGACATCACCGAGCGCAGGCATGCCGAGGAGCTGGCTCTCAGGCAATCGGAAGCCCTGGCGGGCGCGAACAAGCACCTCCACCTGGCCAAGGCCAGAGCCGAGGCACAAGCCCGGCTGCTGCAAACGCAGGCCGCGGAGCTGATCGCCGCGCGCGAAACCGCGCTCGAGGCCTCGAGGCTCAAATCGGAGTTCGTTGCAAATATGAGCCACGAGATCCGGACGCCGATGAACGGCATCATCGGCATGACCAGCCTCCTCCTCGACACGGACCTTTCGGGCGAGCAGCGTGAATTTGCCGAGATTGTCCGCCGGTCGGGGGATGCGCTGCTGACAGTTGTGAACGACATCCTCGACTTCTCCAAAATCGAGGCGGGCAAGCTCTCTCTGGAAGTCATCGACTTCGATCTGATCTCGGTCGTGGAAAGCACCGTGGAGCTCCTTGCGCTCCGGGCGCAGGAGAAGGGCCTGGAGCTCGCCTGCCTGCTCGACCGCGAAGTGCTGCGCGCGCTTCGGGGCGATCCGGGGCGGGTCCGGCAGGTATTGACGAACCTTGTGGGCAACGCCATAAAATTTACGGAAGACGGGGAGATCACCGTCGGAGCGATGGTGGAGAACGAGACGGCCGACGCGGTAGAGGTGCGATTCACAGTCTCCGATACCGGTATCGGCATCTCTGACGAGGCAAAGAAGCGGCTGTTCCATTCCTTCTCGCAGGCGGACGGATCGACGACCCGCAAGTATGGAGGCACGGGTCTCGGCCTCGCAATCTGCAAGCAGCTCGTGCACATGATGGGCGGCGCGATCGACGTTGACAGCGTGCAGGGGAAGGGCAGCACGTTCTGGTGGACAGCCACATTTGAAAAACAACCTCCACGATCCCTCGCCCGCAGGTCTTACAAGGGTCTTTTGGGGGTGCGATGTCTGATCGTCGATGACAGCAAGACGAATCGAACGATCGCGCATCACTATATCGCATCGTGGGGTCTGAGCCTCGGCGCGGCTGAAAATGGCGCGAGGGCTCTCGAGATGCTGCGGCGCGCGGCTCAGGAGGGGCTTGCATACGATCTGGCGGTGCTCGACATGCAAATGCCGAATATGGACGGGATCGAACTTGCCCGGAGAATAAAGGCGGATCCGGCCCTGGCAGGGACGCGGCTCATCCTCCTGACCTCAATGGGAAACCAGCACTCCAGTGTGCTGAAAGAGGGAGAGTTCAGCGCAGGCCTCGCAAAGCCGATCAGGCAATCGCAACTGTTCGATTGTATCGTCAGCGTCATGGCCGACAGGTTGCCGGCGAGCGAAGAAGATGGTGCCGCGGACGGCGCAAGCCCGGCGGCGGCTCAACCCGGCGAAGCGGCTGTTCCGATACCGGCTCTCTCCGGCGGAAGGAAAATCCGAATCCTCGTCGCAGAGGATAACGTGGTCAATCAGAAGGTGGCAGTCCGAATGCTGGAGAAGCTCGGACACCGGGCTGATCTCGCCGCGAATGGCGCCGAGGTCGTCACGGCAATGTCAGCTTGCCCCTATGACGTCATCTTTATGGATTGCCAAATGCCGGTGATGGATGGATTCGAGGCGACCGCACGAATCCGGAGGGTAGACGGGCCGGGGAGGCATACGGCCATCATCGCAATGACCGCAAACGCGCTCAGGGGCGACAGGGAGCGGTGTATAGCCGCCGGAATGGATGATTATATCTCCAAGCCGGTCAAGCAGTCCGATTTCGCCGCCGCGCTCGACCGGTGGCCGGCTGCCCCCCGGGTTCATGATGCGGGCGACCCGTCATTGGAAGAGCCCCGGGTCTTTGTGGACGATTCAGTACTGAATGAGTTAAGCCGGCTCGGGGATGAAGAGGGCGCGGACTTTGTCGGGGAGATGCTCAATTTGTTTTTGAAAGAGACGCCCCTGCGGATTCGACACATCCGAAGGGCGCTCGGGGAGCTCGAGCTTCGGGACGTCCGGGATACCGCGCACCTGTTGAAAGGAACGTGCCATCAGCTCGGGCTCACGGAGATGGTCCGGCTCTGTCAGCGCCTCGAGGATTGCGACACGTCCGGAGAACAAAACGGAAGAGGACACATCATTGCGGAACTTGAGCAGGCGTATCTCGACACGGCGGGGCTGCTCGAGGCCCGCTTTTATCACAAGGAAAGGCTTAATCGATGAGAGTGCTTGTCGCCGAAGACGATGAAATATCCCGGATCGTGCTCCTCACCAAGCTGAAGAAGCTCGGTCATGAGGCGATTCCGGCGGAGGACGGGGAAGACGCGTGGCAGGCGTTCGTCCGGGAACGACCCCGGCTCGTCATTACCGATTGGATGATGCCCGAACTCGACGGGCTCGAGCTCTGCAGGCGGATCCGGTCGCAGGACCGGGAGCAGTATACCTATATCATCATGCTGA
Protein-coding sequences here:
- a CDS encoding response regulator, which codes for MRKIRRVTDPVSAGSSRTKEIFLGQQTEIYVRTDRLFVYLMLLQWIGGIAAALWISPRSWAGEYSSIHPHVLAAIFLGGVLSVPPILLALRRPGAESTRHTIAVTQMLWSALLIHLTGGRIETHFHVFGSLAFIAFYRDRRVLITASLVVAADHILRGVYFPLSVYGVLSAPLWRAFEHAGWVVFEDAFLFISIRQSLRDMYTVADRQASLELLNANVERKVEERTAELTVAGEAIRSSEAKFRSLFENVREGVFQSTPEGQFITVNPAFATMFGYRNEEEILGVNIGRDMYAHPSDRQSMVAMLLELGEVRGFEARLLKRNREEVLVLVNARAVRRDDGSLLRFEGTLTDITERKKAESSLTLFRTLIDQTNDAIEVVDAETLQYLDVNDKACKSLGYTREELLSLKVPDIAPAVDAAFRARVDEQLRDYGFALFESELRRKDGTTFPVEVNLKYAKLDRAYGISIVRDITERRHAEELALRQSEALAGANKHLHLAKARAEAQARLLQTQAAELIAARETALEASRLKSEFVANMSHEIRTPMNGIIGMTSLLLDTDLSGEQREFAEIVRRSGDALLTVVNDILDFSKIEAGKLSLEVIDFDLISVVESTVELLALRAQEKGLELACLLDREVLRALRGDPGRVRQVLTNLVGNAIKFTEDGEITVGAMVENETADAVEVRFTVSDTGIGISDEAKKRLFHSFSQADGSTTRKYGGTGLGLAICKQLVHMMGGAIDVDSVQGKGSTFWWTATFEKQPPRSLARRSYKGLLGVRCLIVDDSKTNRTIAHHYIASWGLSLGAAENGARALEMLRRAAQEGLAYDLAVLDMQMPNMDGIELARRIKADPALAGTRLILLTSMGNQHSSVLKEGEFSAGLAKPIRQSQLFDCIVSVMADRLPASEEDGAADGASPAAAQPGEAAVPIPALSGGRKIRILVAEDNVVNQKVAVRMLEKLGHRADLAANGAEVVTAMSACPYDVIFMDCQMPVMDGFEATARIRRVDGPGRHTAIIAMTANALRGDRERCIAAGMDDYISKPVKQSDFAAALDRWPAAPRVHDAGDPSLEEPRVFVDDSVLNELSRLGDEEGADFVGEMLNLFLKETPLRIRHIRRALGELELRDVRDTAHLLKGTCHQLGLTEMVRLCQRLEDCDTSGEQNGRGHIIAELEQAYLDTAGLLEARFYHKERLNR